Proteins found in one Kangiella sediminilitoris genomic segment:
- a CDS encoding MFS transporter: MKSSSLTSTERRSAVSLASIFALRMLGLFMLLPVIRILGEDLEGATLPLLGLALGIYGLSQAILQLPLGVLSDKIGRKPVIYGGLLIFIAGSLVAGFSESIWGLIAGRALQGAGAIASAVMALAADLSRPQQRSKMMAMIGASIGLAFAISLILGPLLANWLSLQGLFFVIATLAFVALVVAMTLVPNGEQASKVSLNLSFAERWQHVTAKGRIFVLALAVFVIHWSLVAVFMIVPEKLEISGFELSQHSWIYLTVLVLSIALMVPMMLRAERKKKHRQIMQLAFFVIVLALASLFTGFTHIVFWLVVLTLFFAGFNLLEAKLPSTVSNLFGSQYRGTALGVFSTSQFLGAFLGGSLTGYLLPKLGVDGILYLNIGLAVIAGLALSALGKLPEIEKIVIQLSDTDEKSGQKAQISALKMPGVMEAVASGTEGKVYLQVDKSRINQKDLMALGQIEG, from the coding sequence AGTACAGAACGTCGATCTGCGGTTTCTCTCGCCAGTATTTTTGCTTTGCGCATGCTAGGGCTCTTTATGCTATTGCCTGTCATTCGGATATTAGGCGAGGATCTGGAAGGAGCAACGTTACCGCTATTAGGATTAGCCTTGGGTATTTATGGTCTGTCTCAGGCTATTCTGCAGCTTCCGTTGGGTGTGTTATCCGACAAGATTGGCCGTAAGCCAGTGATTTATGGTGGTTTGCTGATATTCATTGCAGGTAGTTTAGTCGCAGGGTTTTCTGAGTCGATCTGGGGGCTGATTGCCGGGCGTGCACTTCAAGGTGCAGGTGCAATTGCCAGTGCCGTAATGGCCTTAGCGGCGGATCTAAGCCGACCACAGCAGCGCTCAAAAATGATGGCTATGATTGGTGCCAGTATCGGATTGGCATTTGCTATCTCACTGATTTTAGGCCCTTTGCTGGCTAACTGGCTGTCACTACAAGGACTGTTCTTTGTTATCGCAACACTGGCCTTTGTGGCCCTGGTCGTTGCCATGACCCTGGTTCCAAACGGGGAGCAAGCCAGCAAAGTCAGTTTAAACTTGAGTTTTGCTGAGCGTTGGCAACATGTTACGGCCAAGGGGCGTATATTTGTGTTGGCGCTTGCTGTGTTTGTTATTCACTGGTCATTAGTCGCTGTCTTTATGATAGTTCCTGAAAAACTAGAGATTAGCGGCTTCGAGCTAAGCCAGCACTCATGGATTTATTTAACTGTATTAGTCTTATCGATAGCCTTAATGGTTCCGATGATGCTGAGAGCCGAAAGAAAGAAAAAGCACCGTCAAATCATGCAGCTGGCTTTCTTTGTTATTGTATTAGCTTTGGCCAGTTTATTTACCGGGTTTACCCATATTGTATTCTGGCTGGTGGTGCTGACGTTATTCTTCGCAGGATTTAACCTGCTAGAGGCTAAACTGCCATCTACCGTTTCAAACTTGTTTGGGTCTCAATATCGGGGTACTGCTCTTGGTGTTTTTAGTACAAGCCAGTTTCTCGGGGCTTTTCTCGGAGGTAGCTTAACGGGTTATTTACTGCCAAAACTGGGTGTTGATGGTATCTTGTACCTCAATATAGGTTTGGCTGTTATTGCTGGATTGGCTTTATCGGCACTGGGCAAACTGCCTGAAATTGAAAAAATTGTGATTCAGCTAAGCGATACTGATGAAAAGTCTGGGCAAAAAGCACAGATTTCTGCATTAAAAATGCCCGGAGTGATGGAAGCGGTTGCTAGTGGCACAGAGGGCAAGGTATATTTACAAGTTGATAAATCACGTATAAATCAAAAGGACTTGATGGCTCTAGGCCAAATTGAAGGCTAG
- the ssb gene encoding single-stranded DNA-binding protein, which yields MASRGVNKVILVGNLGKDPEIRYTADGRAIANITVATSESWRDKSSGQQQEKTEWHRVVIFGKLAEIAGEYLRKGSQVYFEGKLQTRKWQDQSGQDRYTTEVVVDINGQMQMLGGRSGGGGDTSFGDNSSFGGQQQKPQNQQSPQPAPAMDDDFDDDIPF from the coding sequence ATGGCCAGTCGTGGCGTTAATAAAGTTATATTAGTTGGTAATCTTGGTAAAGATCCTGAGATCCGCTACACAGCGGATGGTCGTGCTATTGCGAATATCACGGTAGCGACCTCCGAGTCATGGAGAGATAAGAGTTCAGGGCAGCAGCAAGAAAAAACCGAATGGCACCGAGTGGTAATTTTCGGTAAATTGGCTGAAATTGCTGGAGAGTACTTACGTAAAGGTTCTCAGGTTTACTTCGAAGGTAAGCTGCAAACGCGTAAATGGCAGGACCAGTCAGGTCAAGACCGCTACACAACAGAGGTCGTGGTCGATATTAACGGGCAAATGCAGATGCTTGGCGGTCGTAGTGGCGGTGGTGGTGATACATCGTTTGGTGATAACAGTTCATTTGGTGGTCAGCAACAGAAGCCACAGAATCAACAGTCGCCACAACCAGCACCAGCAATGGATGACGACTTTGATGATGACATTCCGTTCTAA
- a CDS encoding Bax inhibitor-1/YccA family protein, translating into MSYQDIEQQDVAVSRGGLGDRAKFITKTYNHLLGAIFAFVLISVYFYQSGISMAIAEWVFSFGAGWMVLLGGFIAASWAATHLAHTSQSKVTQYSSLIGFIIAEAIIFAPMLLIAANYANGVIKSAATVTLVGFAILTAIVFYTRKDFSFLRGILMWAGGLALLAIGAAFIFGFQLGTWFSVGMIGLAGAAILYDTSNVLHHYPEDRYVGAALQLFASVAMMFWYVLRLFMASED; encoded by the coding sequence ATGAGCTATCAAGATATTGAGCAACAAGATGTTGCCGTTAGCCGTGGTGGTTTAGGTGACCGCGCAAAATTTATTACGAAAACCTACAATCATTTGCTTGGCGCGATTTTTGCTTTTGTATTGATCAGTGTTTACTTCTACCAGTCAGGAATCTCAATGGCGATTGCCGAGTGGGTGTTCTCATTTGGTGCTGGCTGGATGGTTCTTCTAGGGGGCTTTATTGCCGCAAGTTGGGCTGCTACTCATTTAGCTCATACTTCTCAGTCAAAGGTTACTCAGTACTCGAGCCTGATAGGCTTTATTATTGCTGAAGCTATCATCTTTGCTCCTATGCTGTTGATTGCAGCGAATTATGCCAATGGAGTCATTAAGAGTGCGGCTACGGTAACCTTGGTGGGCTTCGCAATATTAACCGCAATTGTTTTCTACACTCGCAAGGACTTCTCGTTCTTACGCGGTATTCTTATGTGGGCGGGTGGTCTAGCGCTATTGGCCATTGGTGCTGCATTCATTTTTGGCTTCCAGCTTGGGACCTGGTTCAGTGTCGGCATGATTGGTTTGGCTGGCGCAGCAATTTTGTATGATACTTCAAACGTTCTTCACCATTACCCAGAAGATCGTTATGTTGGTGCTGCACTGCAGTTATTTGCCAGTGTCGCCATGATGTTCTGGTATGTTCTTCGTCTCTTTATGGCGAGTGAAGATTAA